One stretch of Streptomyces sp. A2-16 DNA includes these proteins:
- a CDS encoding TetR/AcrR family transcriptional regulator, translating into MKPGGRPRRLTPEREAELYTAVLDLLREVGYGSLTMDAVATRTRCSKATLYRQWTGKPQLVAKALRHQKPVTLAGIDTGSLPGDLDAAATRLNPLRLERDAALFRGLAQAAHTDPDLFRALRELLVVPELTGLATLLQRAVERGELPADTPAVPYVPHALLGLMVAHQLLEDGPTGPEFVRNYVDAVVLPALGV; encoded by the coding sequence GTGAAACCCGGCGGGCGGCCCCGCCGGTTGACGCCGGAGCGGGAGGCAGAGCTGTACACGGCCGTCCTCGACCTGCTGCGGGAGGTCGGCTACGGCAGCCTCACCATGGACGCCGTGGCCACCCGCACCCGGTGCAGCAAGGCCACCCTCTACCGCCAGTGGACGGGAAAGCCGCAGCTGGTCGCCAAGGCACTGCGCCATCAGAAGCCCGTCACCCTCGCCGGTATCGACACCGGCTCCCTGCCCGGCGACCTCGACGCGGCGGCCACCCGGCTGAACCCGCTGCGGTTGGAGCGGGACGCCGCCCTGTTCCGGGGCCTCGCCCAGGCCGCCCACACCGATCCCGACCTTTTCCGGGCGCTGCGCGAGCTGCTCGTCGTCCCCGAACTGACCGGTCTCGCCACACTGTTGCAGCGGGCCGTCGAGCGCGGCGAGCTCCCCGCCGACACCCCGGCCGTGCCCTACGTCCCCCACGCCCTGCTCGGCCTCATGGTCGCCCACCAGCTGCTCGAGGACGGGCCGACCGGCCCGGAATTCGTGCGGAACTACGTCGACGCGGTGGTCCTGCCCGCCCTCGGCGTCTGA
- a CDS encoding type 1 glutamine amidotransferase domain-containing protein — MSKILFVMTGADHWTLADGTRHPTGYWAEEAVAPYEAFKAAGHEIVVATPGGVVPTVDKGSLAAEVNGGQENADRIAGVLASAAELQSPLKLEEVNLDDYAAVFYPGGHGPMEDLAVDADSGRLLTRALESGRPLGVVCHAPAALLAATKADGSNAFAGRRVAAFTNAEETQAGFADKAKWLLQDRLTEAGVQVDVAEPWAPHVIVDGNLVTGQNPSSSAPLAVELLKKLG, encoded by the coding sequence ATGTCGAAGATCCTCTTTGTGATGACCGGTGCCGACCACTGGACCCTGGCCGACGGCACCCGGCACCCCACCGGCTACTGGGCCGAGGAGGCCGTCGCCCCCTACGAGGCGTTCAAGGCCGCGGGACACGAGATCGTCGTGGCCACCCCGGGCGGTGTCGTGCCGACCGTGGACAAGGGCAGCCTGGCCGCCGAGGTCAACGGCGGCCAGGAGAACGCCGACCGCATCGCCGGGGTGCTCGCCTCGGCGGCCGAGCTCCAGAGCCCGCTGAAGCTGGAGGAGGTGAACCTCGACGACTACGCGGCCGTCTTCTACCCCGGCGGCCACGGGCCGATGGAGGACCTCGCGGTCGACGCCGACTCGGGCCGGCTGCTCACCCGTGCCCTGGAGAGCGGCAGGCCCCTCGGCGTCGTCTGCCACGCCCCGGCCGCGCTGCTCGCCGCCACGAAGGCGGACGGCTCCAACGCCTTCGCCGGGCGCCGCGTCGCCGCCTTCACCAACGCCGAGGAGACCCAGGCGGGCTTCGCCGACAAGGCCAAGTGGCTGCTCCAGGACCGGCTCACCGAGGCCGGCGTCCAGGTCGACGTGGCCGAGCCGTGGGCGCCGCATGTGATCGTCGACGGCAATCTGGTGACCGGGCAGAACCCGTCGTCCTCCGCGCCGCTCGCCGTCGAACTGCTGAAGAAGCTGGGCTGA
- a CDS encoding LysR family transcriptional regulator, giving the protein MRDRNTNGSEDAGRVAGAPLDLNLLRTFLTVYRTGSFTAAARLLGLSQPTVTTQIRALERQLGRELFERRARGVTPAAYADELAARIVEPLDSLASVAGPSGNGEDTPAEPVHLAGPAELLSRCVLPGLAPLVDKGVLLRITPGLTEPLLDDLRAGRHDLVIATFRPRGRTLTALPLNDEEFVLVAAPDRARGLGAPGHLAAALHGVPLVAYAEDLPIVRRYWRHVFGRRLVRQPAVTMPDLNAVKAAVVGGSGFTVLPRYLCAGELASGALVLLHDPDDPPINTAFLVQRPGTSGNPHVALVRDHLLHAARDW; this is encoded by the coding sequence ATGAGGGATAGGAACACCAATGGCTCCGAGGATGCGGGCCGCGTCGCCGGAGCCCCGCTGGACCTGAACCTGCTGCGGACCTTCCTGACCGTGTACCGCACCGGTTCCTTCACCGCGGCCGCCCGCCTTCTCGGCCTGTCCCAGCCGACGGTCACCACCCAGATCCGCGCCCTGGAACGGCAGTTGGGCCGCGAGCTGTTCGAGCGCCGGGCGCGCGGCGTGACCCCGGCGGCGTACGCGGACGAGCTCGCCGCCCGGATCGTGGAGCCGCTGGACTCGCTCGCCTCGGTGGCGGGGCCCTCGGGGAACGGGGAGGACACCCCCGCCGAGCCCGTACATCTCGCCGGTCCGGCCGAGTTGCTGTCCCGGTGCGTCCTGCCCGGTCTCGCGCCCCTGGTGGACAAGGGGGTACTGCTGCGCATCACGCCGGGCCTGACCGAACCGCTCCTGGACGACCTGCGCGCCGGCCGTCACGACCTGGTGATCGCCACCTTCCGGCCGCGCGGCCGCACCCTCACGGCCCTGCCCCTGAACGACGAGGAGTTCGTGCTGGTCGCCGCCCCCGACCGGGCGCGAGGGCTGGGCGCGCCCGGCCACCTCGCGGCAGCGCTGCACGGCGTCCCGCTCGTCGCCTACGCCGAGGACCTGCCCATCGTGCGCCGTTACTGGCGGCATGTCTTCGGCAGGCGCCTGGTGCGGCAGCCCGCCGTGACCATGCCCGACCTGAACGCGGTCAAGGCGGCGGTCGTCGGGGGCAGCGGGTTCACCGTGCTCCCCCGCTATCTGTGCGCCGGGGAGCTGGCGTCCGGGGCGCTGGTCCTGCTCCACGACCCCGACGACCCACCCATCAACACGGCGTTCCTGGTGCAGCGCCCCGGCACCTCCGGCAATCCGCACGTGGCGCTGGTCCGCGACCACCTCCTGCACGCCGCGCGTGACTGGTAG
- a CDS encoding maleylpyruvate isomerase family mycothiol-dependent enzyme: protein METAEFIRILDREGRLLASAAEQAGHDAKVPTCPQWQVRDLLRHTGTVHRWATAFVAEERTAFQPLEDEPAPAEEELAAWFRAGHRRLVDTLDSAAPDVQCWHFFAAPSPLAFWARRQAHETAVHRFDAEAARGGTPGEIARDFAADGIDELLRGFHARAKSRVRSAEPRVLRVRASDTDGAVWTVRLTEEPPATERGEEGDADCEVSGPAARLYLALWNRLPFPQVTGDVSVAGLWRERSAVG, encoded by the coding sequence ATGGAGACAGCCGAGTTCATCCGCATCCTGGACCGGGAAGGCCGGTTGCTCGCGTCGGCCGCCGAACAGGCGGGGCACGACGCCAAGGTGCCGACCTGCCCGCAGTGGCAGGTGCGGGACCTGCTGCGGCACACGGGCACGGTGCATCGCTGGGCGACGGCGTTCGTGGCCGAGGAACGGACCGCCTTCCAGCCGCTCGAGGACGAACCCGCCCCCGCCGAAGAGGAGTTGGCGGCCTGGTTCCGCGCCGGCCACCGCCGCCTGGTCGACACCCTGGACTCCGCCGCACCCGACGTGCAGTGCTGGCACTTCTTCGCCGCCCCCTCCCCGCTCGCCTTCTGGGCCCGGCGGCAGGCGCACGAGACGGCCGTGCACCGTTTCGACGCGGAGGCGGCACGCGGTGGCACCCCCGGCGAGATCGCGCGGGACTTCGCGGCCGACGGCATCGACGAGTTGCTGCGCGGCTTCCACGCCCGCGCGAAGAGCAGGGTCCGCAGCGCCGAGCCCCGGGTGCTGCGGGTGCGGGCGAGCGACACGGACGGCGCCGTGTGGACCGTACGCCTGACCGAGGAGCCGCCCGCGACCGAACGCGGCGAGGAAGGGGACGCCGACTGCGAGGTGTCCGGGCCGGCCGCCCGGCTGTACCTGGCGCTGTGGAACCGGCTGCCGTTCCCGCAGGTCACCGGTGACGTATCGGTCGCGGGGCTGTGGCGGGAGAGGTCCGCCGTGGGCTAG
- a CDS encoding MarR family transcriptional regulator, with protein sequence MVAKKPEQALAEHWRDILALHARTQCELDRALHQHGLCGSDFEVLDVLADGGCAYRVQEISERVHLSQSALSRLIARLEKDGLVERGMCAEDRRGVRVSLTAKGHALHRAALPVQRAVLTRMLEPS encoded by the coding sequence ATGGTGGCGAAGAAGCCCGAGCAGGCACTCGCGGAGCACTGGCGGGACATCCTGGCGCTGCACGCGCGCACGCAGTGCGAACTGGACCGTGCTCTCCATCAACACGGCCTGTGCGGCAGCGACTTCGAGGTGCTGGACGTCCTGGCCGACGGCGGCTGCGCCTACCGGGTGCAGGAGATCTCCGAGCGGGTTCATCTGAGCCAGAGCGCGCTGTCCCGGCTGATCGCACGGCTGGAGAAGGACGGGCTCGTCGAGCGCGGGATGTGCGCGGAGGACCGGCGGGGCGTACGGGTCTCGCTCACGGCGAAGGGGCACGCCCTGCACCGGGCGGCCCTGCCGGTGCAGCGCGCGGTCCTCACCCGGATGCTGGAACCCTCCTAG
- a CDS encoding MFS transporter, producing the protein MTSPLTTPADPSSAVRWTPRLWGTLLVLCAAMFLDALDVSMVGVALPSIGADLGLSTSTLQWIVSGYILGYGGLLLLGGRAADLLGRRQVFLVALGVFAVASLLGGLVDSGPLLIASRFVKGLSAAFTAPAGLSIITTTFAEGPLRNRALSIYTTCGATGYSMGLVFSGLLTEASWRYTMLLPAPVALLALVVGLKLLPRSEREQNTGGYDIPGAVLGTASMLLLVFTVVQAPEAGWGSLRTLLSFAAVAALLTAFVTVERRSASPLIRLGVLRSGPQVRAQLGALTFLGSYMGFQFLVTFYMQQLLGWSALHTALAFLPAGALVALSATKVGTVIDRFGTPRLIVVGFALMVVGYLLFLRIDLAPVYAAVILPTMLLVGAAFALTFPSLNVQATNGVDEHEQGMVSGLLNTSVQVGGALFLAVVTAVLTANAPAEGASPQAVLDSYLPALTVVTGIAVVGLLISLTGLRVRRRQPTVVVAKSLSQEAERVPVRD; encoded by the coding sequence ATGACCTCTCCGCTCACCACCCCCGCGGACCCGTCCTCAGCGGTCCGCTGGACTCCCCGGCTCTGGGGCACCCTGCTGGTGCTGTGCGCCGCGATGTTCCTGGACGCCCTCGACGTGTCGATGGTCGGCGTCGCGCTCCCGTCCATCGGCGCGGACCTGGGCCTTTCCACCTCGACGCTGCAATGGATCGTCAGCGGCTACATCCTCGGCTACGGCGGGCTGCTGCTCCTGGGCGGCCGGGCCGCCGACCTGCTGGGCCGGCGCCAGGTCTTCCTGGTGGCCCTCGGCGTCTTCGCGGTCGCCTCCCTGCTCGGCGGGCTCGTCGACTCGGGCCCGCTGCTGATCGCCAGCCGCTTCGTCAAGGGCCTGAGCGCGGCCTTCACCGCACCGGCCGGCCTGTCCATCATCACGACGACCTTCGCCGAAGGCCCCCTGCGCAACCGCGCCTTGTCCATCTACACCACCTGCGGCGCCACCGGCTACTCCATGGGCCTGGTCTTCTCCGGCCTGCTCACGGAGGCCAGCTGGCGCTACACCATGCTGCTGCCCGCACCCGTCGCCCTGCTCGCCCTCGTCGTCGGCCTGAAGCTGCTGCCGCGCAGCGAGCGCGAGCAGAACACCGGCGGCTACGACATCCCCGGCGCGGTCCTCGGCACCGCCTCGATGCTGCTGCTGGTGTTCACCGTCGTCCAGGCACCCGAGGCCGGCTGGGGCTCGCTCCGCACCCTCCTGTCCTTCGCGGCCGTCGCCGCCCTGCTCACCGCGTTCGTGACCGTCGAGCGGCGCAGCGCGAGCCCGCTGATCCGGCTCGGCGTGCTGCGCTCGGGACCCCAGGTGCGAGCCCAGCTGGGGGCGTTGACCTTCCTCGGCAGCTACATGGGCTTCCAGTTCCTGGTGACGTTCTACATGCAGCAACTGCTCGGCTGGTCGGCACTGCACACCGCGTTGGCCTTCCTGCCGGCGGGTGCGCTGGTGGCGCTGTCCGCGACCAAGGTGGGCACGGTCATCGACCGGTTCGGCACCCCGCGTCTGATCGTGGTGGGCTTCGCGCTCATGGTCGTCGGCTATCTGCTGTTCCTGCGCATCGACCTCGCCCCGGTCTACGCGGCGGTGATCCTGCCGACCATGCTGCTGGTCGGCGCCGCCTTCGCGCTGACCTTCCCCTCCCTCAACGTCCAGGCCACCAACGGCGTGGACGAGCACGAGCAGGGCATGGTCTCGGGTCTGCTCAACACCTCGGTCCAGGTGGGCGGCGCGCTGTTCCTCGCCGTGGTGACGGCGGTGCTGACGGCGAACGCCCCCGCGGAGGGCGCCTCCCCGCAGGCCGTCCTCGACAGCTACCTGCCCGCACTGACGGTGGTCACCGGAATCGCGGTCGTGGGTCTTCTGATCTCGCTCACAGGACTGCGGGTTCGGCGTCGGCAGCCGACCGTGGTGGTCGCCAAGTCCCTCTCCCAGGAGGCGGAGCGCGTACCCGTACGCGACTAG
- a CDS encoding DUF6332 family protein, giving the protein METYGGRRNQAERDAITVEIGYALFSALFAAAVLFGAVAGPALLFELPGTVEKLLVRVGLTIAPVLFVARVISVLVRFRRQGPQPSQPGRTNPDS; this is encoded by the coding sequence ATGGAGACCTACGGGGGCCGCCGGAACCAGGCGGAGCGGGATGCCATCACCGTCGAGATCGGATACGCCCTGTTCAGCGCGCTGTTCGCGGCGGCCGTGCTGTTCGGGGCGGTGGCGGGACCGGCGCTGCTGTTCGAACTTCCGGGCACCGTGGAGAAGTTGCTGGTGCGCGTCGGGCTCACGATCGCACCCGTCCTCTTCGTCGCCCGGGTGATCAGTGTGCTGGTGCGCTTCAGGCGACAGGGCCCTCAACCCAGCCAGCCGGGCCGCACCAACCCCGACTCGTAG
- a CDS encoding response regulator transcription factor produces MIRVLLADDQSLVRAGFRALLDAQPDIEVAGEASDGEEALRKVGELRPDIVLMDIRMPRLDGLAATRRITEDATLKEVKVVMLTTFELDEYVFEAIRSGASGFLVKDTEPEELLRAVRAVVEGDALLSPGVTRRLIAEFAARSKEPAAEGALAELTEREREVMALVGIGLSNEEIARRLVVSPLTAKTHVSRTMVKLGARDRAQLVVLAYESGLVRPGWLG; encoded by the coding sequence GTGATCCGCGTACTGCTCGCCGACGACCAGTCGCTCGTGCGGGCCGGCTTCCGGGCGCTGCTCGACGCGCAGCCGGACATCGAGGTGGCGGGGGAGGCCTCGGACGGCGAGGAGGCGCTGCGCAAGGTGGGCGAACTGCGGCCGGACATAGTCCTGATGGACATCCGGATGCCGCGGCTCGACGGACTCGCCGCGACCCGGCGCATCACCGAGGACGCCACCCTGAAAGAGGTGAAGGTGGTCATGCTCACCACCTTCGAGCTCGACGAGTACGTCTTCGAGGCGATCCGTTCGGGCGCCTCCGGCTTTCTCGTCAAGGACACCGAACCGGAGGAACTCCTGCGGGCCGTCAGGGCGGTGGTCGAGGGCGACGCGCTGCTCTCGCCGGGAGTGACCCGACGTCTCATCGCCGAGTTCGCGGCCCGCTCCAAGGAGCCCGCGGCCGAGGGCGCCCTCGCCGAACTCACCGAGCGGGAGAGGGAGGTGATGGCCCTGGTCGGCATCGGTCTGTCCAACGAGGAGATCGCCCGCCGCCTGGTCGTCAGCCCCCTCACCGCCAAGACCCACGTCAGCCGCACCATGGTCAAGCTCGGTGCCCGCGACCGGGCCCAACTGGTGGTGCTGGCCTACGAGTCGGGGTTGGTGCGGCCCGGCTGGCTGGGTTGA
- a CDS encoding sensor histidine kinase: MDGEQGGRGGGPSRWRRHGASWWRGPDGDGQRSRWPWPSTLVLTFFVLGGSNYAAQQQVGERAPLDTFARVLLVVGSGLLLWRHRQPVLVVFGTAAAAMLYLGAGYPYGPVFLTVALACFSAVVAGHRRAAWAALGMLWAGHVLVAHWLYQWLPPTGDPAAPWGQEGVIAAWVVAIVAVSELARTRREQWARERAERARAAQRRADEERLRIARELHDVLAHSISVINVQAGVGLALLDTDPEQARTALTTIKAASKEALGEVRQVLDTLRTPGDAPRAPAPGLDRLPELVHQAAGAGLAVEVEGSAPGLPPGADLAAFRIVQEALTNVVRHSGSRRARVRLDHDEDALRLRIDDDGPATGADAGGSGNGLAGMRERAAALGGTIEAGPRPDGGFGVLAVLPLTVKAREENR; encoded by the coding sequence ATGGACGGTGAGCAGGGCGGTCGTGGGGGAGGTCCGTCGCGGTGGCGGCGGCACGGGGCGTCATGGTGGCGGGGCCCCGACGGCGACGGGCAGCGGTCCCGGTGGCCGTGGCCGTCCACGCTGGTGCTCACGTTCTTCGTGCTCGGCGGGTCGAACTACGCGGCCCAGCAGCAGGTCGGTGAGCGGGCCCCGCTCGACACGTTCGCGCGGGTGCTGCTCGTGGTCGGCTCGGGGCTGTTGCTGTGGCGGCACCGGCAGCCGGTGCTCGTCGTGTTCGGGACCGCGGCCGCCGCCATGCTGTACCTGGGCGCCGGGTATCCGTACGGGCCCGTCTTCCTGACCGTCGCCCTCGCCTGCTTCAGCGCCGTCGTGGCCGGGCACCGCAGGGCCGCCTGGGCCGCGCTGGGGATGCTCTGGGCCGGGCACGTCCTGGTCGCGCACTGGCTGTACCAGTGGCTGCCGCCGACGGGGGACCCGGCCGCCCCCTGGGGCCAGGAGGGCGTGATCGCCGCCTGGGTGGTCGCGATCGTCGCCGTGTCGGAGCTGGCCCGCACCCGCCGCGAACAGTGGGCTCGCGAGCGTGCCGAGCGCGCCCGGGCCGCACAGCGCCGCGCCGACGAGGAGCGGCTGCGGATCGCCCGCGAACTGCACGACGTCCTCGCGCACAGCATCTCCGTCATCAACGTCCAGGCCGGCGTCGGACTCGCCCTCCTCGACACCGACCCCGAACAGGCCCGCACCGCCCTCACCACCATCAAGGCCGCCAGCAAGGAGGCGCTCGGCGAGGTGCGCCAGGTGCTCGACACCCTGCGCACCCCCGGTGACGCGCCGCGCGCCCCCGCCCCGGGCCTCGACCGGCTGCCCGAGCTGGTCCACCAGGCGGCCGGCGCCGGCCTCGCCGTCGAGGTGGAGGGATCGGCGCCGGGGCTGCCGCCCGGGGCGGATCTCGCCGCCTTCCGCATCGTCCAGGAGGCGCTCACCAATGTCGTACGGCACTCGGGATCGCGTCGCGCGCGCGTGCGGCTCGATCACGACGAGGACGCGCTACGGCTCCGTATCGACGACGACGGACCCGCGACCGGCGCCGACGCGGGCGGCAGCGGCAACGGTCTGGCCGGAATGCGGGAGCGGGCCGCCGCCCTCGGTGGCACGATCGAGGCGGGACCGCGTCCCGACGGAGGCTTCGGGGTGCTCGCAGTACTGCCGCTCACAGTGAAGGCCAGGGAGGAAAACCGGTGA
- a CDS encoding TetR/AcrR family transcriptional regulator produces the protein MSTAQGARARARIEVTAAIKDEARRQLAAEGAAKLSLRAVARELGMVSSALYRYFPSRDDLLTALIIDAYDSLGQSAEQAHEAVAQAAPLERWVASCEAVRRWSLGHPHEYALIYGSPVPGYTAPQTTVPPAARVGLLLIGIVRDAHQGPGGLEEPPPVPDDLRTEADRIAADLAPDLPPAVTAALVVAWAQLFGLVGFELFGQFNRVVEDREPFFRHAVRQLGRGVGLR, from the coding sequence ATGAGCACCGCACAAGGAGCCCGGGCCCGCGCCCGGATCGAAGTCACCGCCGCCATCAAGGACGAGGCGCGCCGGCAGCTCGCGGCGGAGGGCGCGGCGAAGCTGTCGCTGCGGGCCGTCGCGCGTGAGCTGGGGATGGTCTCCTCGGCGCTGTACCGCTACTTCCCGAGCCGCGACGACCTGCTCACGGCCCTGATCATCGACGCGTACGACTCCCTGGGGCAGAGCGCGGAACAGGCGCACGAGGCCGTCGCGCAGGCGGCCCCGCTGGAGCGCTGGGTCGCGTCGTGCGAGGCGGTCCGCCGCTGGTCGCTCGGTCATCCGCACGAGTACGCCCTGATCTACGGCTCTCCCGTCCCCGGCTACACCGCGCCGCAGACCACCGTCCCGCCCGCCGCCCGCGTCGGCCTCCTCCTGATCGGCATCGTCCGCGACGCCCACCAGGGCCCGGGCGGCCTGGAGGAACCGCCCCCGGTGCCCGACGACCTCCGCACCGAGGCCGACCGCATCGCCGCCGACCTCGCCCCCGACCTCCCGCCCGCGGTGACCGCGGCCCTGGTGGTGGCCTGGGCCCAGCTCTTCGGCCTGGTCGGCTTCGAACTCTTCGGTCAGTTCAACCGGGTCGTGGAGGACCGGGAGCCGTTCTTCCGGCATGCCGTGCGGCAGCTGGGGCGGGGCGTGGGCCTGCGCTAG
- a CDS encoding nitroreductase family deazaflavin-dependent oxidoreductase yields MSTPYYLKGSPLTVRLNSAIGWLARHGFSLAGTAEMSVRGRKSGRMQRIPVNPHTYEGGQYLVSARGHSQWVRNMRAAGGGELRVGRRVREFSAVELPDAEKLPILRTYLEKWGWEVNQYFQGVTAKSSDEEIIAAAPDHPVFRITVTK; encoded by the coding sequence ATGTCGACGCCGTACTACCTCAAGGGCAGCCCGCTCACCGTCCGCCTCAACAGCGCCATCGGCTGGCTCGCCCGCCACGGCTTCAGCCTGGCCGGTACCGCGGAGATGTCGGTGCGTGGCCGCAAGAGCGGCCGGATGCAGCGGATCCCGGTCAACCCGCACACGTACGAGGGCGGGCAGTACCTGGTCTCGGCGCGCGGTCACTCCCAGTGGGTGCGCAACATGCGTGCCGCCGGCGGCGGGGAGCTGCGGGTCGGCCGCAGGGTCCGCGAGTTCTCCGCGGTGGAGCTGCCCGACGCGGAGAAGCTCCCGATCCTGCGGACCTACCTGGAGAAGTGGGGCTGGGAGGTCAACCAGTACTTCCAGGGCGTGACCGCCAAGTCCTCCGACGAGGAGATCATCGCGGCCGCCCCCGACCACCCGGTGTTCCGGATCACGGTCACGAAGTGA
- a CDS encoding geranylgeranyl reductase family protein produces the protein MSSENSSADDASADGVQDDGQRVWDVVVVGAGPAGASAAYAAAVAGRRVLLLEKAELPRYKTCGGGIIGPSRDALPPGFELPFRDRVHAVTFSNNGRFTRTRRSKQMLFGLINRPEFDQQLVEHAQKAGAELRTGVAVQRVEQHGSAVPDRRTVAVVLQGGETVLARAVVGADGSASRIGAHVGVKLDQVDLGLEAEIPVPETVAEDWKGRVLIDWGPMPGSYGWVFPKGDTLTVGVISARGEGAATKRYLEDFIGRLGLSGFEPSISSGHLTRCRADDSPLSRGRVLVCGDAAGLLEPWTREGISFALRSGRLAGEWAVRIAEAHDAVDTRRQALNYAFAIKAGLGVEMSVGKRMLTAFERRPGLFHAALTGFRPAWNAFKEITQGATSLGELVRGRPMAQRALAALDPRPAERGAAAGGEATS, from the coding sequence GTGAGCAGCGAGAACTCTTCGGCGGACGACGCTTCGGCGGACGGCGTGCAGGACGACGGGCAGCGGGTGTGGGACGTCGTCGTGGTGGGCGCGGGACCCGCGGGGGCCTCGGCCGCCTACGCGGCGGCGGTCGCGGGACGGCGTGTGCTGTTGCTGGAGAAGGCCGAGCTGCCCCGTTACAAGACGTGCGGCGGCGGGATCATCGGTCCCTCGCGGGACGCGTTGCCGCCCGGCTTCGAGCTGCCCTTCCGGGACCGGGTGCACGCGGTCACCTTCTCCAACAACGGGCGCTTCACCCGGACCCGGCGCTCCAAGCAGATGCTGTTCGGGCTGATCAACCGGCCCGAGTTCGACCAGCAGCTCGTCGAGCACGCGCAGAAGGCGGGCGCCGAGCTGCGCACCGGTGTCGCCGTCCAGCGCGTCGAGCAGCACGGCTCGGCGGTGCCGGACCGGCGCACGGTCGCCGTGGTCCTCCAGGGCGGCGAGACCGTGCTCGCGCGGGCGGTTGTCGGGGCCGACGGCAGCGCCAGCCGGATAGGAGCCCATGTCGGGGTCAAGCTCGACCAGGTCGACCTCGGCCTGGAGGCGGAGATCCCGGTGCCGGAGACCGTCGCCGAGGACTGGAAGGGGCGGGTGCTCATCGACTGGGGCCCGATGCCCGGCAGTTACGGCTGGGTCTTCCCGAAGGGGGACACCCTGACCGTCGGGGTGATCTCGGCGCGGGGCGAAGGCGCGGCCACCAAGCGGTACTTGGAGGACTTCATCGGGCGGCTCGGCCTCTCCGGGTTCGAACCGAGCATTTCCTCCGGCCATCTGACCCGCTGCCGCGCGGACGACTCGCCGCTCTCGCGCGGGCGGGTGCTGGTGTGCGGCGACGCGGCGGGGCTGCTGGAGCCGTGGACCCGCGAGGGCATCTCCTTCGCGCTGCGCTCCGGGCGGCTCGCGGGGGAGTGGGCGGTGCGGATCGCCGAGGCCCATGACGCGGTGGACACCCGGCGTCAGGCGCTCAACTACGCGTTCGCCATCAAGGCGGGCCTCGGCGTCGAGATGAGCGTCGGCAAGCGGATGCTGACCGCGTTCGAGCGCCGCCCGGGCCTGTTCCACGCCGCGCTGACGGGATTCCGGCCCGCGTGGAACGCGTTCAAGGAGATCACCCAGGGTGCGACCTCGCTGGGCGAGCTGGTCCGGGGCCGCCCGATGGCCCAGCGGGCGCTGGCCGCGCTGGACCCGCGACCGGCCGAGCGCGGTGCGGCCGCCGGCGGCGAGGCCACGTCCTGA